In Felis catus isolate Fca126 chromosome A2, F.catus_Fca126_mat1.0, whole genome shotgun sequence, the following proteins share a genomic window:
- the MCOLN1 gene encoding mucolipin-1 isoform X4 has translation MAAPVGRRGSETERLLTPSPGYGTRAGASPVPPEEEDLRRRLKYFFMSPCDKFRAKGRKPFKLMLQVVKILVVTVQLILFGLSNQLAVTFREENTIAFRHLFLLGYSDGADDTFAAYTREQLYQAIFHTVDQYLMLPDVSLGRYAYVRGGGGPWANGSALALCQHYYHRGHVDPANDTFDIDPLVVTDCIRVDPPERPLVPPSDDLSLSDGSASYKNLTLKFHKLINVTIHFQLKTINLQSLINNEIPDCYTFSVLITFDNKAHSGRIPISLETQAHIQECKHPSVFRHGDNSFRLLFDVVVILTCSFSFLLCARSLLRGFLLQNEFVGFMWRQRGRVISLWERLEFVNGWYILLVTSDVLTISGTIMKIGIEAKNLASYDVCSILLGTSTLLVWVGVIRYLTFFHKYNILIATLRVALPSVMRFCCCVAVIYLGYCFCGWIVLGPYHVKPLHLHGAEPFHRAHHWCLRHHQAPRRCWRGGERAPGLHRAVPGQPHLRQVPSRERLGLQPPLLLRQGRLGGAFAAGELIRTRCCYWTLALRLRRLTLIYF, from the exons ATGGCAGCCCCCGTGGGCCGGCGCGGCTCAG aGACGGAGCGCCTCCTGACACCCAGTCCTGGGTATGGCACCCGGGCCGGGGCTTCCCCGGTCCCTCCCGAAGAGGAGGACCTGCGTCGCCGCCTCAAGTACTTTTTCATGAGTCCCTGTGACAAATTCCGGGCCAAGGGTCGCAAGCCCTTCAAGCTGATGCTGCAAGTCGTGAAGATCTTGGTGGTCACTGTGCAG CTCATCCTGTTCGGGCTCAGCAACCAGCTGGCAGTGACCTTCCGGGAGGAGAACACCATTGCCTTCCGGCACCTCTTCCTCCTGGGCTACTCTGATGGGGCGGATGATACCTTCGCAGCCTACACGCGGGAGCAGCTGTACCAGGCCATCTTCCACACCGTGGACCAG tACCTGATGCTCCCCGATGTGTCGCTGGGCCGATATGCCTACGTGCGGGGCGGAGGTGGCCCCTGGGCCAATGGCTCGGCCCTGGCCCTCTGCCAGCACTACTACCACCGCGGCCACGTGGACCCAGCCAACGACACCTTTGACATTGATCCGCTGGTTGTCACTG ACTGCATCCGGGTGGACCCCCCTGAGAGACCCCTTGTGCCCCCCAGTGATGATCTCTCCCTCTCGGACGGCAGCGCCAGTTACAAGAACCTCACGCTCAAATTCCACAA gCTGATCAACGTCACCATCCACTTCCAGCTGAAGACCATCAACCTCCAGAGCCTGATCAACAATGAAATTCCAGACTGCTACACCTTCAGTGTCCTG ATCACTTTTGACAATAAGGCGCACAGCGGCCGTATCCCCATCAGCCTGGAGACCCAGGCCCACATCCAGGAGTGTAAGCACCCCAGCGTCTTCAGGCACG GAGACAACAGCTTCCGGCTCCTGTTTGACGTGGTCGTGATCCTcacctgctccttctccttcctgctgTGTGCCCGCTCGCTGCTCCGTGGCTTTCTGCTGCAGAAC GAGTTTGTTGGGTTCATGTGGCGGCAGCGGGGACGGGTCATCAGCCTGTGGGAGCGGCTGGAATTTGTCAACGGCTGGTACATCCTGCTGGTCACCAGCGATGTGCTCACTATCTCGGGTACCATCATGAAGATTGGCATCGAAGCCAAG AACCTGGCGAGCTACGATGTCTGCAGCATCCTCCTGGGCACCTCCACCTTGCTCGTCTGGGTCGGCGTCATCCGCTATCTGACCTTCTTCCATAAGTACAAC ATTCTCATTGCCACGCTGCGGGTGGCCCTGCCCAGCGTCATGCGTTTCTGCTGCTGTGTGGCTGTCATCTACTTGGGCTATTGCTTCTGTGGCTGGATCGTGTTGGGGCCCTACCACGTGAAG CCTCTTCATCTACATGGTGCTGAGCCTTTTCATCGCGCTCATCACTGGTGCCTACGACACCATCAAG CACCCCGGAGGTGCTGGCGCGGAGGAGAGCGAGCTCCAGGCCTACATCGCGCAGTGCCAGGACAGCCCCACCTCCGGCAAGTTCCGTCGAGGGAGCGGCTCGGCCTGCAGCCTCCTCTGCTGCTGCGGCAG GGACGCCTCGGAGGAGCATTCGCTGCTGGTGAATTGATTCGGACCCGCTGCTGCTATTGGACATTAGCCCTCCGACTGCGGAGACtcacgcttatttatttttag
- the MCOLN1 gene encoding mucolipin-1 isoform X1, with protein MAAPVGRRGSETERLLTPSPGYGTRAGASPVPPEEEDLRRRLKYFFMSPCDKFRAKGRKPFKLMLQVVKILVVTVQLILFGLSNQLAVTFREENTIAFRHLFLLGYSDGADDTFAAYTREQLYQAIFHTVDQYLMLPDVSLGRYAYVRGGGGPWANGSALALCQHYYHRGHVDPANDTFDIDPLVVTDCIRVDPPERPLVPPSDDLSLSDGSASYKNLTLKFHKLINVTIHFQLKTINLQSLINNEIPDCYTFSVLITFDNKAHSGRIPISLETQAHIQECKHPSVFRHGDNSFRLLFDVVVILTCSFSFLLCARSLLRGFLLQNEFVGFMWRQRGRVISLWERLEFVNGWYILLVTSDVLTISGTIMKIGIEAKNLASYDVCSILLGTSTLLVWVGVIRYLTFFHKYNILIATLRVALPSVMRFCCCVAVIYLGYCFCGWIVLGPYHVKFRSLSMVSECLFSLINGDDMFVTFAAMQAQQGRSSLVWLFSQLYLYSFISLFIYMVLSLFIALITGAYDTIKVSAGPHALPPACLQRGQPSHTRSHVPGAPGPLSRVSGHMRQGEEGRVQGEKAGDSEKPERGDRGGGADRSRQSWFHPRGVLAR; from the exons ATGGCAGCCCCCGTGGGCCGGCGCGGCTCAG aGACGGAGCGCCTCCTGACACCCAGTCCTGGGTATGGCACCCGGGCCGGGGCTTCCCCGGTCCCTCCCGAAGAGGAGGACCTGCGTCGCCGCCTCAAGTACTTTTTCATGAGTCCCTGTGACAAATTCCGGGCCAAGGGTCGCAAGCCCTTCAAGCTGATGCTGCAAGTCGTGAAGATCTTGGTGGTCACTGTGCAG CTCATCCTGTTCGGGCTCAGCAACCAGCTGGCAGTGACCTTCCGGGAGGAGAACACCATTGCCTTCCGGCACCTCTTCCTCCTGGGCTACTCTGATGGGGCGGATGATACCTTCGCAGCCTACACGCGGGAGCAGCTGTACCAGGCCATCTTCCACACCGTGGACCAG tACCTGATGCTCCCCGATGTGTCGCTGGGCCGATATGCCTACGTGCGGGGCGGAGGTGGCCCCTGGGCCAATGGCTCGGCCCTGGCCCTCTGCCAGCACTACTACCACCGCGGCCACGTGGACCCAGCCAACGACACCTTTGACATTGATCCGCTGGTTGTCACTG ACTGCATCCGGGTGGACCCCCCTGAGAGACCCCTTGTGCCCCCCAGTGATGATCTCTCCCTCTCGGACGGCAGCGCCAGTTACAAGAACCTCACGCTCAAATTCCACAA gCTGATCAACGTCACCATCCACTTCCAGCTGAAGACCATCAACCTCCAGAGCCTGATCAACAATGAAATTCCAGACTGCTACACCTTCAGTGTCCTG ATCACTTTTGACAATAAGGCGCACAGCGGCCGTATCCCCATCAGCCTGGAGACCCAGGCCCACATCCAGGAGTGTAAGCACCCCAGCGTCTTCAGGCACG GAGACAACAGCTTCCGGCTCCTGTTTGACGTGGTCGTGATCCTcacctgctccttctccttcctgctgTGTGCCCGCTCGCTGCTCCGTGGCTTTCTGCTGCAGAAC GAGTTTGTTGGGTTCATGTGGCGGCAGCGGGGACGGGTCATCAGCCTGTGGGAGCGGCTGGAATTTGTCAACGGCTGGTACATCCTGCTGGTCACCAGCGATGTGCTCACTATCTCGGGTACCATCATGAAGATTGGCATCGAAGCCAAG AACCTGGCGAGCTACGATGTCTGCAGCATCCTCCTGGGCACCTCCACCTTGCTCGTCTGGGTCGGCGTCATCCGCTATCTGACCTTCTTCCATAAGTACAAC ATTCTCATTGCCACGCTGCGGGTGGCCCTGCCCAGCGTCATGCGTTTCTGCTGCTGTGTGGCTGTCATCTACTTGGGCTATTGCTTCTGTGGCTGGATCGTGTTGGGGCCCTACCACGTGAAG TTTCGCTCGCTGTCCATGGTGTCCGAGTGCCTGTTCTCACTCATCAACGGGGACGACATGTTCGTGACGTTCGCCGCGATGCAGGCCCAGCAGGGCCGCAGCAGCCTCGTCTGGCTGTTCTCCCAGCTCTACCTCTACTCCTTCATCAGCCTCTTCATCTACATGGTGCTGAGCCTTTTCATCGCGCTCATCACTGGTGCCTACGACACCATCAAGGTCAGCGCCGGCCCCCACGCCCTCCCCCCAGCCTGCCTCCAGCGCGGCCAGCCCTCACATACTCGCAGCCATGTACCTGGGGCTCCAGGTCCCCTTAGTAGGGTCTCAGGGCACATGAGGcagggtgaggagggaagggTCCAGGGGGAGAAGGCGGGAGACTCTGAGAAGCCAGAGAGAGGTGACCGGGGTGGTGGTGCCGACCGCAGCCGCCAGTCTTGGTTTCATCCGCGTGGGGTTCTGGCCAGGTGA
- the MCOLN1 gene encoding mucolipin-1 isoform X2: protein MAPRTWATETERLLTPSPGYGTRAGASPVPPEEEDLRRRLKYFFMSPCDKFRAKGRKPFKLMLQVVKILVVTVQLILFGLSNQLAVTFREENTIAFRHLFLLGYSDGADDTFAAYTREQLYQAIFHTVDQYLMLPDVSLGRYAYVRGGGGPWANGSALALCQHYYHRGHVDPANDTFDIDPLVVTDCIRVDPPERPLVPPSDDLSLSDGSASYKNLTLKFHKLINVTIHFQLKTINLQSLINNEIPDCYTFSVLITFDNKAHSGRIPISLETQAHIQECKHPSVFRHGDNSFRLLFDVVVILTCSFSFLLCARSLLRGFLLQNEFVGFMWRQRGRVISLWERLEFVNGWYILLVTSDVLTISGTIMKIGIEAKNLASYDVCSILLGTSTLLVWVGVIRYLTFFHKYNILIATLRVALPSVMRFCCCVAVIYLGYCFCGWIVLGPYHVKFRSLSMVSECLFSLINGDDMFVTFAAMQAQQGRSSLVWLFSQLYLYSFISLFIYMVLSLFIALITGAYDTIKVSAGPHALPPACLQRGQPSHTRSHVPGAPGPLSRVSGHMRQGEEGRVQGEKAGDSEKPERGDRGGGADRSRQSWFHPRGVLAR, encoded by the exons ATGGCTCCTAGAACCTGGGCCACAG aGACGGAGCGCCTCCTGACACCCAGTCCTGGGTATGGCACCCGGGCCGGGGCTTCCCCGGTCCCTCCCGAAGAGGAGGACCTGCGTCGCCGCCTCAAGTACTTTTTCATGAGTCCCTGTGACAAATTCCGGGCCAAGGGTCGCAAGCCCTTCAAGCTGATGCTGCAAGTCGTGAAGATCTTGGTGGTCACTGTGCAG CTCATCCTGTTCGGGCTCAGCAACCAGCTGGCAGTGACCTTCCGGGAGGAGAACACCATTGCCTTCCGGCACCTCTTCCTCCTGGGCTACTCTGATGGGGCGGATGATACCTTCGCAGCCTACACGCGGGAGCAGCTGTACCAGGCCATCTTCCACACCGTGGACCAG tACCTGATGCTCCCCGATGTGTCGCTGGGCCGATATGCCTACGTGCGGGGCGGAGGTGGCCCCTGGGCCAATGGCTCGGCCCTGGCCCTCTGCCAGCACTACTACCACCGCGGCCACGTGGACCCAGCCAACGACACCTTTGACATTGATCCGCTGGTTGTCACTG ACTGCATCCGGGTGGACCCCCCTGAGAGACCCCTTGTGCCCCCCAGTGATGATCTCTCCCTCTCGGACGGCAGCGCCAGTTACAAGAACCTCACGCTCAAATTCCACAA gCTGATCAACGTCACCATCCACTTCCAGCTGAAGACCATCAACCTCCAGAGCCTGATCAACAATGAAATTCCAGACTGCTACACCTTCAGTGTCCTG ATCACTTTTGACAATAAGGCGCACAGCGGCCGTATCCCCATCAGCCTGGAGACCCAGGCCCACATCCAGGAGTGTAAGCACCCCAGCGTCTTCAGGCACG GAGACAACAGCTTCCGGCTCCTGTTTGACGTGGTCGTGATCCTcacctgctccttctccttcctgctgTGTGCCCGCTCGCTGCTCCGTGGCTTTCTGCTGCAGAAC GAGTTTGTTGGGTTCATGTGGCGGCAGCGGGGACGGGTCATCAGCCTGTGGGAGCGGCTGGAATTTGTCAACGGCTGGTACATCCTGCTGGTCACCAGCGATGTGCTCACTATCTCGGGTACCATCATGAAGATTGGCATCGAAGCCAAG AACCTGGCGAGCTACGATGTCTGCAGCATCCTCCTGGGCACCTCCACCTTGCTCGTCTGGGTCGGCGTCATCCGCTATCTGACCTTCTTCCATAAGTACAAC ATTCTCATTGCCACGCTGCGGGTGGCCCTGCCCAGCGTCATGCGTTTCTGCTGCTGTGTGGCTGTCATCTACTTGGGCTATTGCTTCTGTGGCTGGATCGTGTTGGGGCCCTACCACGTGAAG TTTCGCTCGCTGTCCATGGTGTCCGAGTGCCTGTTCTCACTCATCAACGGGGACGACATGTTCGTGACGTTCGCCGCGATGCAGGCCCAGCAGGGCCGCAGCAGCCTCGTCTGGCTGTTCTCCCAGCTCTACCTCTACTCCTTCATCAGCCTCTTCATCTACATGGTGCTGAGCCTTTTCATCGCGCTCATCACTGGTGCCTACGACACCATCAAGGTCAGCGCCGGCCCCCACGCCCTCCCCCCAGCCTGCCTCCAGCGCGGCCAGCCCTCACATACTCGCAGCCATGTACCTGGGGCTCCAGGTCCCCTTAGTAGGGTCTCAGGGCACATGAGGcagggtgaggagggaagggTCCAGGGGGAGAAGGCGGGAGACTCTGAGAAGCCAGAGAGAGGTGACCGGGGTGGTGGTGCCGACCGCAGCCGCCAGTCTTGGTTTCATCCGCGTGGGGTTCTGGCCAGGTGA
- the MCOLN1 gene encoding mucolipin-1 isoform X3 — protein MAAPVGRRGSETERLLTPSPGYGTRAGASPVPPEEEDLRRRLKYFFMSPCDKFRAKGRKPFKLMLQVVKILVVTVQLILFGLSNQLAVTFREENTIAFRHLFLLGYSDGADDTFAAYTREQLYQAIFHTVDQYLMLPDVSLGRYAYVRGGGGPWANGSALALCQHYYHRGHVDPANDTFDIDPLVVTDCIRVDPPERPLVPPSDDLSLSDGSASYKNLTLKFHKLINVTIHFQLKTINLQSLINNEIPDCYTFSVLITFDNKAHSGRIPISLETQAHIQECKHPSVFRHGDNSFRLLFDVVVILTCSFSFLLCARSLLRGFLLQNEFVGFMWRQRGRVISLWERLEFVNGWYILLVTSDVLTISGTIMKIGIEAKNLASYDVCSILLGTSTLLVWVGVIRYLTFFHKYNILIATLRVALPSVMRFCCCVAVIYLGYCFCGWIVLGPYHVKFRSLSMVSECLFSLINGDDMFVTFAAMQAQQGRSSLVWLFSQLYLYSFISLFIYMVLSLFIALITGAYDTIKHPGGAGAEESELQAYIAQCQDSPTSGKFRRGSGSACSLLCCCGRDASEEHSLLVN, from the exons ATGGCAGCCCCCGTGGGCCGGCGCGGCTCAG aGACGGAGCGCCTCCTGACACCCAGTCCTGGGTATGGCACCCGGGCCGGGGCTTCCCCGGTCCCTCCCGAAGAGGAGGACCTGCGTCGCCGCCTCAAGTACTTTTTCATGAGTCCCTGTGACAAATTCCGGGCCAAGGGTCGCAAGCCCTTCAAGCTGATGCTGCAAGTCGTGAAGATCTTGGTGGTCACTGTGCAG CTCATCCTGTTCGGGCTCAGCAACCAGCTGGCAGTGACCTTCCGGGAGGAGAACACCATTGCCTTCCGGCACCTCTTCCTCCTGGGCTACTCTGATGGGGCGGATGATACCTTCGCAGCCTACACGCGGGAGCAGCTGTACCAGGCCATCTTCCACACCGTGGACCAG tACCTGATGCTCCCCGATGTGTCGCTGGGCCGATATGCCTACGTGCGGGGCGGAGGTGGCCCCTGGGCCAATGGCTCGGCCCTGGCCCTCTGCCAGCACTACTACCACCGCGGCCACGTGGACCCAGCCAACGACACCTTTGACATTGATCCGCTGGTTGTCACTG ACTGCATCCGGGTGGACCCCCCTGAGAGACCCCTTGTGCCCCCCAGTGATGATCTCTCCCTCTCGGACGGCAGCGCCAGTTACAAGAACCTCACGCTCAAATTCCACAA gCTGATCAACGTCACCATCCACTTCCAGCTGAAGACCATCAACCTCCAGAGCCTGATCAACAATGAAATTCCAGACTGCTACACCTTCAGTGTCCTG ATCACTTTTGACAATAAGGCGCACAGCGGCCGTATCCCCATCAGCCTGGAGACCCAGGCCCACATCCAGGAGTGTAAGCACCCCAGCGTCTTCAGGCACG GAGACAACAGCTTCCGGCTCCTGTTTGACGTGGTCGTGATCCTcacctgctccttctccttcctgctgTGTGCCCGCTCGCTGCTCCGTGGCTTTCTGCTGCAGAAC GAGTTTGTTGGGTTCATGTGGCGGCAGCGGGGACGGGTCATCAGCCTGTGGGAGCGGCTGGAATTTGTCAACGGCTGGTACATCCTGCTGGTCACCAGCGATGTGCTCACTATCTCGGGTACCATCATGAAGATTGGCATCGAAGCCAAG AACCTGGCGAGCTACGATGTCTGCAGCATCCTCCTGGGCACCTCCACCTTGCTCGTCTGGGTCGGCGTCATCCGCTATCTGACCTTCTTCCATAAGTACAAC ATTCTCATTGCCACGCTGCGGGTGGCCCTGCCCAGCGTCATGCGTTTCTGCTGCTGTGTGGCTGTCATCTACTTGGGCTATTGCTTCTGTGGCTGGATCGTGTTGGGGCCCTACCACGTGAAG TTTCGCTCGCTGTCCATGGTGTCCGAGTGCCTGTTCTCACTCATCAACGGGGACGACATGTTCGTGACGTTCGCCGCGATGCAGGCCCAGCAGGGCCGCAGCAGCCTCGTCTGGCTGTTCTCCCAGCTCTACCTCTACTCCTTCATCAGCCTCTTCATCTACATGGTGCTGAGCCTTTTCATCGCGCTCATCACTGGTGCCTACGACACCATCAAG CACCCCGGAGGTGCTGGCGCGGAGGAGAGCGAGCTCCAGGCCTACATCGCGCAGTGCCAGGACAGCCCCACCTCCGGCAAGTTCCGTCGAGGGAGCGGCTCGGCCTGCAGCCTCCTCTGCTGCTGCGGCAG GGACGCCTCGGAGGAGCATTCGCTGCTGGTGAATTGA